The nucleotide window ATGGCTACTAAATCCATGCATGTGCCTGTAAGAAGAAGGTATTCCACGATCACCCATAATAATAGTTACCTGTAGCAGAGCTTCTGGTAAAGATGTCCAGAAATCCCAGTTGGTGTTTGAGCTACGCATATTGGTACGTGGATCACGTTTAATAGCGTGGTTTAGATCAGGAAACTTTAAAGGGTCTCTAAAAAAGAACACAGGCGTATTATTCCCTACCATGTCCCAGTTTCCTTCTTCAGTGTAAAACTTCAAAGCAAAACCACGAATATCACGCTCTGCATCAGCCGCTCCACGCTCACCAGCTACAGTAGAAAAGCGTGCAAACATTTTGGTTTGTTTTCCTATTTCAGAAAATATGGCTGCTTTAGTGTAATTGGTTATATCATGAGTTACAGTAAATGTACCAAATGCTCCTGAGCCTTTTGCATGCATTCTGCGCTCTGGAATTACTTCTCTGTTAAAATGTGCTAATTTTTCCAAAAACCAGATTTCCTGAAGCATAAGGGGCCCGCGTCTACCGCTTGTCATGCTATCCTGATTGCTTTCCACAGGAGCTCCTGCTACTGTAGTTAATTCTGTAGTATCCCCCACTGTTTGATTTCTGCTCGGAAGCGGCTCACCTAATTGATTTTTATCCATAGGATTCTTACAGTTGTCGCTTTTCATAAAATATCCTCAACTATGTGCTATCATGTAGCTTTTTATGTCTCACATTAAGACCTCATCAGTCCATAAGGAAAAAACCATTTCAAGCAGATTTAAACATATAAATTATTTCTTCCCCGCAGACCTGACAAGACATCAAAACCTTTTCCCCAAAGGCAAATATTTTTAGTGTTTTACTTTTTTAAGGATATAATTTAAACCTTATATTAGTTCTGGTTAACATTTACTACTATATCTTTTTCCAGCACTAAAACTATTATTTTTCAAGGACCTTCATCCTGTAATTTTAATGTTTTATGCACAGGAGTTACTGTGAAACCCAATTTTTGAGGACATAACTTTAAAAAAAGTAAAAATTAGTGAACTACTTACTGATCCTTTCCATTTTGCTTATAGTCTACACTTCATCCAGGTATCTCTGCAGCTTATCCGCAAGTTTACCAATATGAATGCCATCAACAAATGCATGATGAACCTGGACTGCAAACGGCATCATAAATTTATCTTCCCTTTCCTGATATTTTCCCCAGTCAAATATGGGCTGCGCTTTTTCCCTGTTTCCGAAATCCGTGTGCGAAATATGCGTAAATGTTATCCACGGCAAGGCTGAGAATTGATATACATCATTTTCTACAGGTCCTGTAAAATGTTCTTTTTGATTTTCTGCCGTTACGGTTGCCAGTTGTATAAACTTCTCAATCGTGTCCTGCATGGGAACATTTACTACCTTAAATAATTCCGTTTCTTTATCCAGATATGTAAATGAGGTATCAATGGACTCATATAACACAACTTCACCATCAAGAAAACGATACCGAAATTCCTCGATTTCATTTGCGCATTTCGTAACGGCAAATATAAACGCCATCGTAAATGACCAGTTGTTTTCTTTAACACGCTTCTTAAAGTTCGTCACATCAAGTTCAAAACTTACGCAATATTGAGGTTGTACTGCATTCCTGTATATTTGACAATAATCTTTTCTTTTCCATGTTTCAAAATCTATTGTTTGGTATCTGTTTCCCATGTTTATGCCTTCGTTCAATACAATCTACTTTACGGTATATTTTCTTTTTTAGTTTCAAGACCCAGGCAGGGATCTGTTAATAGAATACATAATGACACTAACTCGATAGTTGAGTTATATAAATAAGGGATTCACAAATGGCAAAATCTATTGAAATTGGGCTTGTTCTTGAAGAAGGAGGCGCAGAGAGGTTTTTTGAATATGATAAGAATTCCGAGGTTTCAGATGAATTAATAGCAATGTTATTGAAGGCAAGGAAATATATGAGCAAAACAGACGAAAAGTTCCTTGCAATAGCTTCTCGTGCAGTTCCCTTTCACATCTTCCGAAGGAGTTTCACATCATCCGAGGAGTATGCGAACGGTCTTCTCAAAAAAATTGTGAAAAAATTGTGAAAAATAATTATTTAAAGTTAGCATAAAGATAGAGATTGTGTGAAAACATGTCTGAAAGGGCTCTGTGTAGTTGACGGTTTTTTCCCCCCTGAACAACTTTAGAGCTTACCGAAAATTTATCCCGGATCCTGTAGACTACACAGTACCTGATTTTACTCTCCCTTTACTTCTATTCCTCCGCCCTTTGCTTCTCT belongs to Methanosarcina barkeri 3 and includes:
- a CDS encoding CatA-like O-acetyltransferase — encoded protein: MGNRYQTIDFETWKRKDYCQIYRNAVQPQYCVSFELDVTNFKKRVKENNWSFTMAFIFAVTKCANEIEEFRYRFLDGEVVLYESIDTSFTYLDKETELFKVVNVPMQDTIEKFIQLATVTAENQKEHFTGPVENDVYQFSALPWITFTHISHTDFGNREKAQPIFDWGKYQEREDKFMMPFAVQVHHAFVDGIHIGKLADKLQRYLDEV